One region of Elusimicrobiota bacterium genomic DNA includes:
- a CDS encoding retropepsin-like aspartic protease: protein MGDVINKFLCRSASKEKPQELQLYFDTGSPRTFVKQSIALKMEAISKLPQPEEFHGLGNGNFFATHIIRLQIKMLDIWIPHLCFVVPDNVLGMGYDVLVGHDFLQIYDISVQPKRREIIIRKEALKMALQVRIAKGKKLQKTGIM, encoded by the coding sequence ATGGGTGATGTAATCAACAAATTTTTATGTCGCTCTGCTTCAAAAGAAAAACCACAGGAACTACAGCTCTATTTTGATACAGGTTCACCGAGAACTTTTGTGAAACAAAGTATAGCATTGAAAATGGAAGCTATTTCCAAACTACCACAACCGGAAGAATTTCATGGGCTTGGAAATGGCAATTTTTTTGCTACACATATTATCCGTTTGCAAATCAAAATGCTTGATATTTGGATTCCACATCTTTGTTTTGTTGTCCCTGACAATGTTTTAGGTATGGGGTATGATGTTCTTGTAGGACATGATTTCCTACAAATTTATGATATTTCTGTACAGCCGAAACGGAGAGAAATTATTATTCGCAAAGAAGCGCTAAAAATGGCATTACAAGTTAGGATTGCCAAGGGCAAGAAACTACAAAAAACTGGTATAATGTAA
- a CDS encoding FecR family protein: MSTQHKQLKFLLVIFNFIFLIFNCLYSIPPAGVVTSIDGDVQLLPYKNDSWQSAKVGTFLYEGDTIKTLEKSYTAVTLTNGGEMKINQNTEFSFEITSQIESVGSQIKAKMGQIWSKVRPKTKFEIHTPVAIVAVRGTEFDINLIGGKLYLAVYEGKVNLKNKYGEVDVKAGDETSAGADTPPEPPKEMKKEKQEKKWQEEKISKGSIKIETKTTKIVCDIAFELIVSVYDADGKLDKTAKNEITVKSDSTAMLFSADSMNWNKKQKIIPADGIAKLYGKVSLDGLHSIFAVAENYIAGKLDVLATQPKTKNLKLKMKSDTGENELILKFKKKE, translated from the coding sequence AGGTGTTGTGACCTCTATTGATGGTGATGTGCAACTTTTACCATACAAGAACGATTCCTGGCAGTCAGCAAAGGTAGGTACATTTTTGTATGAAGGTGATACAATAAAAACATTAGAAAAATCGTATACCGCAGTCACACTTACAAATGGTGGTGAGATGAAAATAAATCAAAACACAGAGTTTTCATTTGAGATTACCTCACAGATAGAATCGGTTGGCTCTCAAATAAAGGCGAAAATGGGTCAGATATGGTCAAAAGTTAGACCTAAAACAAAGTTTGAGATACATACACCTGTTGCAATTGTAGCGGTTCGCGGAACAGAGTTTGATATAAACTTAATTGGTGGGAAGTTGTATCTCGCGGTTTATGAAGGGAAAGTCAACTTAAAAAATAAATACGGTGAGGTTGATGTAAAAGCGGGTGACGAAACATCTGCTGGTGCGGACACGCCACCAGAGCCACCGAAAGAAATGAAAAAGGAAAAACAAGAAAAAAAATGGCAGGAAGAAAAAATCTCTAAAGGCTCTATCAAAATAGAAACAAAAACGACAAAAATAGTATGTGATATAGCATTTGAGTTGATAGTTTCAGTATACGATGCAGATGGCAAACTTGATAAAACTGCTAAAAACGAAATTACTGTAAAATCGGATTCAACCGCAATGCTGTTTTCAGCTGACAGTATGAATTGGAACAAGAAGCAGAAAATAATTCCTGCTGACGGTATAGCAAAATTATACGGAAAAGTTTCGCTTGATGGACTCCATTCTATATTTGCAGTTGCAGAAAACTACATTGCTGGCAAACTTGATGTGTTAGCCACGCAACCAAAAACAAAAAACCTTAAACTAAAAATGAAATCAGATACAGGTGAAAACGAACTCATTCTTAAATTCAAGAAAAAAGAATAA